One part of the Cyclobacteriaceae bacterium genome encodes these proteins:
- a CDS encoding TldD/PmbA family protein: protein MKRRDFIYLTGMGAAATVLPGIPVMGNPIAWQQALEPVDPALKKRMADLALNAARSKGATYTDVRIGRYLNQFIITREDKVQNIVNTESFGMGIRVISNGSWGFAATDKLDNDSIAKTAELAVAIAKENSRLLIDPVQLAPQKGLGEVSWKAPIEKNAFEVPIKEKVDLLLNVNDAALKEGASYINSFMFIVNEQKYFASTDGSYIDQDVHRIWPTFFITKIDAATGKFDTRNSLSSPMGMGYEYLYARPLDKIQGQTVLYKDRYDMIEDARLGAQQVGEKLKAKSVEAGKYDLILDPSHLWLTIHESVGHPSELDRVLGYEANYAGTSFLTLDKWQSKKFNFGSPIVNLFADKTQVGSLGAVGYDDEGVPCKRWDIIKDGILVNYQAIRDQAHILGLSESQGCCYADNWSSVQFQRMPNVSLQAGKDGKTVEDLIKGVEKGIYIIGDGSFSIDQQRYNFQFGGQLFYEIKNGKIEGMLRDVAYQANTQDFWNACTGIADERDYRLGGSFFDGKGQPGQISAVSHGSSTARFNGVNVINTSRNIG from the coding sequence TTGAAACGAAGAGACTTTATTTATTTAACCGGCATGGGTGCTGCGGCCACCGTGCTTCCGGGTATACCCGTGATGGGAAACCCCATTGCCTGGCAGCAGGCGCTTGAACCTGTTGACCCTGCACTAAAAAAGCGCATGGCCGATTTGGCCTTAAATGCCGCCCGCAGTAAAGGAGCCACCTATACGGATGTCCGCATTGGTCGCTACCTGAATCAGTTTATCATTACCCGTGAAGACAAGGTTCAAAACATTGTTAACACCGAATCGTTTGGCATGGGCATTCGGGTAATATCCAACGGAAGCTGGGGCTTTGCCGCAACCGACAAGTTGGATAACGATAGTATTGCCAAAACAGCGGAGCTGGCAGTTGCCATTGCGAAAGAAAACTCACGATTGTTGATCGACCCTGTTCAACTGGCCCCGCAAAAAGGTTTGGGTGAAGTGAGTTGGAAGGCACCCATCGAGAAAAATGCTTTTGAAGTTCCCATCAAAGAAAAAGTTGATCTTCTTTTAAATGTGAATGATGCAGCTTTAAAAGAAGGCGCCAGCTACATTAACTCATTTATGTTCATTGTAAATGAGCAAAAATATTTTGCATCCACCGATGGTTCCTATATCGATCAGGATGTTCACCGCATATGGCCTACATTCTTTATTACTAAGATTGATGCCGCCACGGGCAAGTTCGATACACGAAATTCCCTGAGCTCACCTATGGGCATGGGGTACGAGTACCTGTATGCAAGGCCGCTGGATAAAATCCAAGGCCAAACAGTCTTATATAAAGATCGTTACGACATGATTGAAGACGCAAGGTTAGGTGCTCAGCAAGTTGGTGAAAAATTGAAAGCCAAATCGGTTGAAGCAGGTAAGTATGATTTAATCCTTGATCCTTCACACCTGTGGTTAACGATTCACGAATCTGTAGGCCACCCTTCCGAACTTGACCGTGTGCTGGGTTATGAAGCCAACTATGCCGGCACAAGTTTTCTTACCTTGGATAAGTGGCAATCAAAGAAATTCAATTTCGGCAGCCCTATTGTGAATTTGTTTGCTGATAAAACACAGGTAGGTTCACTTGGCGCAGTAGGTTATGACGATGAAGGTGTGCCGTGCAAGCGCTGGGATATTATCAAAGACGGTATCCTGGTGAACTATCAAGCCATCCGTGACCAGGCGCATATTCTTGGACTGAGTGAATCGCAAGGATGTTGCTATGCGGATAATTGGAGCAGCGTTCAATTCCAGCGCATGCCTAATGTGTCGCTTCAGGCCGGTAAGGATGGAAAGACCGTTGAAGATCTGATCAAAGGAGTTGAAAAAGGAATTTACATTATTGGCGATGGTTCGTTCTCTATCGATCAGCAGCGTTATAACTTCCAGTTTGGGGGTCAGCTATTCTATGAAATAAAGAATGGAAAAATTGAAGGCATGCTGCGTGATGTGGCCTACCAGGCCAACACCCAGGATTTCTGGAATGCCTGCACCGGCATAGCTGATGAGCGGGATTATCGTTTAGGTGGTTCGTTCTTTGATGGTAAGGGACAACCCGGACAGATCAGTGCTGTGTCGCACGGATCATCCACTGCACGCTTTAATGGCGTTAACGTAATCAATACATCACGAAATATCGGATAA
- a CDS encoding TldD/PmbA family protein — MAILSKEEAKKILEKVISFSKADGCEVTLNGNDGGNIRYARNSVSTAGEDSNVSLGVSSYFGKKSGSATINEFDDASIERTVRRSEELAQLAPENPEFMEPLGPQTYGPESKTFSEATAKINPDYRAQAAANSINPAAAKNITAAGYLEDNRGFTSMMNSKGLFAYNQSTSVDFTVTMRTNDETGSGWVQRNFNDVSKLNTSEASKIAIDKALQSRNPKAIEPGKYTVILEPNAAGDLINLIFGSLNARTADEGRSFMSKKGGGTKLGEKIVDERVNIYTDPWNDDVPASPWAGGGGGGFGGGGGGGIGGGLPRKKMEIITNGAVKNLVYDRYWAAQKGVEPVAFFGNRIMEGGKASLEDMIKDTKRGVLVTRFWYIRAVDPQTLLYTGLTRDGTFFIENGKIKHPIKNFRFNESPIIMLNNLETLGKQQRVSGFGGGSLIPAMKIRDFTFSSLSDAV; from the coding sequence ATGGCAATACTATCTAAAGAAGAAGCAAAGAAGATATTGGAAAAAGTGATCAGCTTTTCCAAGGCCGATGGCTGCGAAGTTACCCTGAACGGAAATGATGGGGGGAATATCCGTTATGCGCGTAACAGCGTATCAACAGCCGGTGAAGACAGCAACGTGAGCCTGGGTGTATCATCTTACTTTGGTAAGAAATCCGGTTCGGCCACCATCAACGAATTTGATGATGCATCGATTGAACGAACCGTAAGACGTTCAGAAGAGTTGGCGCAACTGGCTCCTGAGAACCCGGAGTTTATGGAACCGCTTGGTCCGCAAACCTATGGTCCTGAGTCCAAAACATTTTCAGAAGCCACGGCCAAAATTAACCCCGATTACCGGGCGCAAGCAGCGGCCAACAGTATTAACCCGGCAGCCGCAAAAAATATTACCGCAGCAGGTTATTTAGAAGACAACCGTGGCTTTACCTCCATGATGAACAGCAAAGGTTTGTTTGCCTACAACCAATCTACCAGTGTTGACTTTACCGTGACCATGCGCACCAACGATGAAACCGGCTCGGGTTGGGTGCAACGTAACTTCAATGATGTGAGTAAACTCAACACTTCTGAAGCGTCTAAAATTGCGATTGATAAGGCGTTGCAATCCCGCAACCCGAAAGCCATTGAGCCTGGCAAGTATACCGTAATCCTTGAGCCCAACGCAGCCGGTGATTTGATCAACCTGATCTTTGGTAGTTTGAATGCGCGCACGGCTGATGAAGGCAGGAGCTTTATGTCGAAGAAGGGCGGTGGTACAAAATTGGGCGAAAAGATTGTTGATGAACGCGTAAACATTTACACCGATCCCTGGAATGACGATGTGCCCGCATCACCGTGGGCCGGTGGCGGAGGTGGTGGTTTTGGCGGAGGCGGTGGTGGCGGCATTGGAGGCGGGCTGCCGAGAAAGAAAATGGAAATCATCACCAACGGTGCTGTAAAAAACCTGGTGTACGATCGTTACTGGGCGGCACAAAAAGGTGTTGAACCGGTGGCGTTTTTTGGTAACCGGATTATGGAAGGTGGTAAGGCATCGCTCGAAGATATGATCAAGGACACTAAACGCGGTGTGCTGGTAACCCGCTTCTGGTACATCCGTGCTGTTGATCCGCAAACCTTGCTGTACACCGGGTTAACCCGCGATGGAACTTTTTTTATTGAGAACGGGAAGATCAAACACCCGATCAAAAATTTCCGCTTCAATGAAAGTCCGATTATTATGCTGAACAATTTGGAGACATTAGGCAAACAGCAACGCGTAAGCGGCTTTGGCGGAGGCTCATTAATCCCGGCCATGAAAATCCGCGACTTTACGTTCAGCAGCTTGTCGGATGCGGTTTAG
- a CDS encoding TldD/PmbA family protein: MKRRDFIQLAGMSAGVAMLPFGAFGQPVDIAFLLTPRLDTSQKKQLADVALNTAKSLGATYTDVRIGRYLNQFVTTRERKVQGIINTESFGAGVRVIVNGTWGFAASNDVTADGIKKTTERAVAIAKANSKFQKEPVKLVPVAAYGEVNWKTPIKKNGFEVPVKDKVDLLLNANAKAMEKGASFVNSLIFLVNEQKYFASSDGSYIDQDIHRTWPNFSVSMVDRASGQFKNRSAFSAPVGMGYEYLDGKAEDKIQGPGGIILYNKSYDIVEDATMAAEQAKQMIAAKSVEPGKYDLVLEPSHLWLTIHESVGHPTELDRVLGYEANFAGTSFLTKDKWESKKFQFGSKIVNFDADKTEVGSLGAVGYDDEGVKCKRWHLIKDGILVDYQAIRDQAHIIGLKESHGCCYSQSWSDVQFQRMPNVSLQPGKDRLTPEQMISGVEKGIYIVKDGSFSIDQQRYNFQFGGVLFFEIKNGKIEGMLKDVAYQANTQEFWNSCVQICDERDYRLNGAFNDGKGQPSQSNAVSHGSATARFNGVNVINTGRTI, from the coding sequence ATGAAGAGACGGGATTTTATTCAATTGGCGGGTATGAGTGCAGGTGTTGCCATGCTTCCATTTGGGGCATTTGGTCAACCTGTAGATATTGCTTTCTTGTTAACACCACGACTTGATACAAGTCAGAAAAAGCAATTAGCCGATGTGGCGCTCAACACCGCTAAATCCTTAGGCGCCACCTACACCGATGTGCGCATCGGGCGCTACCTGAACCAGTTTGTGACAACACGCGAACGCAAAGTTCAGGGCATTATAAACACCGAATCGTTTGGTGCCGGTGTTCGGGTGATCGTAAACGGTACCTGGGGCTTTGCAGCCAGCAATGATGTTACGGCTGATGGTATCAAGAAAACTACCGAGCGTGCTGTAGCCATCGCAAAGGCCAATTCGAAATTTCAGAAAGAGCCGGTTAAACTGGTTCCTGTTGCTGCCTATGGTGAAGTGAATTGGAAAACCCCCATTAAGAAGAATGGATTTGAAGTTCCAGTAAAGGACAAAGTTGACCTGCTGCTGAATGCGAATGCAAAAGCCATGGAAAAAGGGGCGAGCTTTGTCAATAGTTTAATCTTTTTGGTGAACGAACAGAAGTACTTTGCTTCCTCTGATGGCTCGTACATCGATCAGGACATTCACCGCACCTGGCCGAATTTTTCCGTGTCCATGGTTGACCGCGCATCGGGACAGTTTAAAAACCGTTCAGCCTTCAGTGCACCGGTAGGTATGGGCTATGAATACCTGGATGGAAAAGCCGAAGATAAAATACAAGGACCGGGCGGCATCATTCTCTATAATAAATCATACGACATAGTAGAAGATGCAACCATGGCAGCTGAGCAGGCTAAGCAGATGATTGCTGCTAAATCAGTTGAGCCCGGCAAGTACGACCTGGTGCTGGAGCCATCGCATTTATGGCTCACCATTCACGAGTCGGTTGGCCACCCTACCGAGCTTGACCGTGTACTGGGCTATGAAGCCAATTTTGCCGGCACAAGTTTTCTTACTAAAGATAAGTGGGAGTCGAAGAAGTTTCAGTTTGGAAGCAAGATCGTAAACTTCGATGCCGATAAAACCGAAGTGGGTTCGTTGGGTGCTGTCGGGTATGATGATGAAGGGGTAAAGTGCAAGCGCTGGCATCTGATTAAAGATGGTATACTGGTGGACTACCAGGCCATCCGCGATCAGGCACACATTATAGGCTTAAAAGAATCGCATGGCTGCTGTTATTCACAGAGCTGGAGCGATGTTCAATTCCAACGCATGCCCAATGTTTCGCTGCAACCGGGTAAGGATAGGCTAACGCCCGAACAGATGATTTCCGGAGTTGAGAAAGGAATCTACATTGTTAAAGATGGCTCCTTCTCCATCGATCAGCAGCGTTACAACTTCCAGTTTGGTGGTGTGCTGTTTTTCGAAATCAAGAATGGAAAAATTGAGGGTATGTTGAAAGATGTAGCGTATCAGGCCAACACGCAAGAGTTCTGGAACTCGTGTGTTCAGATTTGTGATGAACGTGATTACCGGTTGAACGGAGCCTTCAACGATGGTAAAGGTCAGCCCAGCCAATCCAATGCAGTTTCACACGGATCGGCAACAGCACGCTTTAACGGAGTGAATGTGATCAATACTGGAAGAACAATATAA
- a CDS encoding TldD/PmbA family protein, whose amino-acid sequence MKRRDFVQLAGLGIGGMLVPFPMIGNAVSLDVLLAPRISVAQKKQLADVALNTARSLGATYADVRIGRYLNQFITTRENRVQNITNTESFGTGIRVIVNGTWGFAATNNVTDDGIRKATQQAVAIAKANSKFQKEPVKLAPTPGYGDVTWKTPIQKNAFEVPVSEKVELLLGANAAALKNGATFANANLFQVNEQKYFASTDGSYIDQDVHRIWPTFTVSAIDRASGKFKSRDALSAPMGMGYEYMIPKAVDKVKGPADVMLYRNSYDMIEDATLAAKQAKEMINAKSVEPGKYDLVLEPNHLGLTIHESVGHPLELDRVLGYEANYAGTSFATLDKLKAGNFNYGSKLVNIFADKTQPGSLGAVGYDDEGVKCKRWDLIKDGILVNYQAIRDQVHIIGQNESHGCCYAQGWSDVQFQRMPNVSLAPGKDPYTIDEMIKDVEKGIYIAGRGSYSIDQQRYNFQFGGTVFYEIKNGKIEGMLNDVAYQSNTQEFWNSCVKICDERDYRMFGSFFDGKGQPSQVSAVSHGSSTSRFNGVNVINTGRTI is encoded by the coding sequence TTGAAACGAAGAGATTTTGTACAGTTGGCGGGGCTGGGTATAGGTGGCATGCTGGTGCCTTTCCCGATGATAGGCAATGCTGTTTCCCTGGATGTACTACTTGCCCCGCGTATAAGTGTTGCACAGAAAAAACAATTGGCTGACGTAGCTTTAAACACAGCAAGGTCGTTAGGCGCTACGTATGCCGATGTGCGCATTGGCCGGTACCTGAACCAGTTTATCACTACGCGTGAGAACCGCGTACAGAACATCACCAATACCGAATCATTCGGTACGGGCATCCGTGTAATTGTAAACGGCACCTGGGGCTTTGCCGCCACCAATAACGTTACAGATGATGGTATACGAAAAGCCACACAACAAGCTGTGGCCATCGCGAAAGCGAATTCAAAATTTCAGAAAGAACCTGTAAAGCTGGCGCCAACACCCGGATATGGTGATGTTACCTGGAAAACGCCCATTCAAAAAAATGCATTTGAAGTTCCGGTTTCCGAAAAAGTAGAATTATTGCTGGGCGCCAATGCGGCTGCCTTAAAGAACGGTGCCACCTTTGCCAACGCCAACCTCTTCCAGGTAAATGAGCAGAAGTATTTTGCATCGACCGATGGATCGTACATCGATCAGGATGTGCACCGCATTTGGCCAACCTTTACAGTTTCTGCCATTGACCGGGCTTCCGGTAAATTTAAAAGTCGCGATGCTTTGAGTGCTCCGATGGGCATGGGGTATGAATACATGATACCGAAAGCTGTAGATAAAGTTAAAGGTCCTGCGGATGTGATGTTGTACCGGAACAGTTATGACATGATTGAAGATGCTACCCTTGCCGCAAAGCAGGCAAAGGAAATGATAAACGCTAAATCAGTAGAGCCGGGCAAATATGATTTGGTGCTTGAGCCAAACCACCTGGGCTTAACCATTCACGAATCGGTAGGCCACCCGTTGGAACTTGATCGGGTGTTGGGCTACGAAGCAAACTATGCCGGAACAAGTTTCGCTACGCTGGATAAGTTGAAGGCAGGCAACTTTAATTATGGAAGTAAGCTTGTTAACATTTTCGCAGACAAAACACAACCCGGTTCATTGGGCGCTGTTGGTTACGATGATGAAGGTGTGAAATGCAAGCGTTGGGATTTAATTAAAGATGGAATACTGGTTAATTACCAGGCCATCCGCGACCAGGTGCATATTATTGGTCAGAATGAATCGCATGGATGTTGTTATGCACAAGGCTGGAGTGATGTTCAGTTCCAACGTATGCCAAACGTTTCGTTAGCACCCGGAAAAGACCCGTACACCATCGATGAAATGATCAAAGATGTAGAGAAAGGAATTTATATAGCAGGCCGAGGATCATACTCCATCGATCAGCAACGCTACAATTTTCAATTTGGCGGAACAGTATTCTACGAAATCAAGAATGGAAAAATTGAAGGCATGCTTAACGATGTTGCCTACCAGTCAAATACCCAGGAATTCTGGAACAGTTGTGTAAAAATTTGCGATGAACGCGATTACCGCATGTTCGGCTCGTTCTTCGATGGAAAGGGCCAGCCATCACAAGTGAGTGCCGTTTCGCATGGCAGTTCAACTTCGCGGTTCAACGGTGTGAACGTAATTAACACAGGCCGTACAATTTAA
- a CDS encoding type IX secretion system membrane protein PorP/SprF, producing the protein MPNHKTISKPFFLLLVIGLLMLAAKTEVTAQDPQFSQFYAAPLYLNPALAGGTGQARAGINYRNQWPAIDANFTTMSAYFDYFIEDKRSGVGIILTRDVEGLAGLRSLNVGLQYSYELQFSKNLGFRPGAQVSLYNRDINFNKLTFGDQFDPTTGQLISPSTAEQFVTNFSKTFVDLSLGGVFFTKTAWLGVAAFHLNQPNQSIVDENSPLPIKLSVHGGFKYKMKPGVKGSGLYAQEAERSISPAFQYRHQGQFDQLDLGLYYTAEPLVLGLWYRGVPYKQVNGFVNNESIVLLLGFTNIGAKQALNIGYSYDYTISKLGAGSGGAHEFSLVYTWPMRDPRKPPRDKLIIPCPDF; encoded by the coding sequence ATGCCAAATCATAAAACAATCAGTAAGCCATTTTTTTTGCTCCTTGTTATCGGGTTGTTAATGCTTGCTGCCAAAACAGAAGTAACTGCACAGGACCCACAGTTTTCGCAGTTTTATGCAGCGCCACTTTACCTTAACCCAGCGTTGGCAGGCGGTACCGGTCAAGCCCGTGCAGGGATCAATTACCGCAACCAATGGCCGGCTATTGATGCCAACTTCACTACCATGTCGGCTTACTTTGATTATTTTATTGAAGATAAGCGCAGTGGGGTAGGTATAATTTTAACCCGCGATGTGGAGGGACTTGCCGGATTGCGTTCCCTTAACGTGGGTTTGCAGTACTCATACGAGCTTCAGTTTTCAAAAAACCTGGGCTTCAGGCCGGGTGCTCAAGTGTCACTTTATAATAGAGATATAAATTTCAATAAGCTCACGTTTGGCGATCAGTTCGATCCCACAACCGGTCAATTGATTTCCCCTTCCACAGCCGAACAGTTTGTGACCAACTTTAGCAAAACTTTTGTTGACCTTTCATTGGGTGGCGTGTTCTTTACCAAAACAGCATGGTTAGGCGTGGCGGCTTTTCACCTGAACCAACCTAACCAGTCGATTGTAGATGAGAATAGTCCGTTGCCGATCAAGTTATCGGTGCATGGTGGGTTTAAATACAAAATGAAGCCCGGGGTTAAGGGCAGTGGATTGTATGCTCAAGAAGCAGAGCGGAGCATATCCCCGGCCTTTCAATACCGTCATCAGGGTCAGTTTGATCAACTCGATCTTGGTCTTTATTATACGGCCGAGCCGTTGGTGCTGGGATTATGGTATCGCGGTGTTCCGTACAAACAGGTGAATGGCTTTGTTAATAATGAGTCGATTGTATTATTGCTGGGCTTCACCAACATTGGCGCAAAACAAGCGCTCAATATTGGTTACAGTTATGATTACACCATTTCCAAACTGGGTGCCGGAAGCGGTGGGGCGCATGAGTTCAGCCTGGTGTACACCTGGCCGATGCGCGACCCGCGCAAGCCGCCACGGGATAAATTGATTATCCCGTGTCCGGATTTTTAA